A genome region from Pseudoalteromonas tetraodonis includes the following:
- a CDS encoding heavy metal translocating P-type ATPase, with amino-acid sequence MSNNKDTVQNFIIEGANCGSCVAKIEKALKSVSGAQRVEMNFADRSVQVEGNAPSAELIEAVENIGYKAKPMNSESEQDALDEKAKADNAHYKKLMRNMVLALGVGAPLMLYGLIFDMSVTTNAQRIGWFIVGIVTLVVMAIAGKQFYNGAWQSFKNHTANMDTLIALGTGTAWLYSMVVVIAPSVLPEVARHVYFEASAMIIGLISLGLAFEVKARGRTSEAIKRLIGLQPKTARVVRDNKEQDIAISEVLKNETVRVRPGEKIPVDGEVIEGRSSVDESMLTGEPMPVNKTEGDTIVAGSINKSGTLLFKATHIGSETTLASIINMVKRAQNSKPSIGHLADVISGVFVPTVMIIAVLAGLAWLNFGPEPSIAYAVVAVTTVLIIACPCALGLATPMSIMVGIGKAAESGILIRNGEALQTTSKITTMILDKTGTITEGKPTVTDIINFNDSDKVHVLKLAASLESGSEHPLAQAIVSYTENEDITIEKVSDFNAVTGKGVTGTFDGQTLLFGNEALMSQHNISIAEAKEQAEQLASAAKTPMYFAIDTQLQAIIAVADPIKDDSAEAIKRLQKKGIHVVMLTGDNQATAKAVANKVGIKDFIAQVMPDDKASEVTKRQAKGEIVGMTGDGINDAPALAQADVGFAIGTGTDVAIESADITLMRGSLQSLGDAIAVSSATIVNIKQNLFGAFIYNVAGIPIAAGLLYPFFGILLNPVVAGAAMALSSLTVVTNANRLRFFKPSKS; translated from the coding sequence ATGAGCAACAATAAAGACACAGTGCAAAATTTTATAATTGAAGGCGCCAATTGCGGCAGCTGCGTCGCAAAAATAGAAAAAGCGCTAAAAAGCGTATCAGGTGCGCAGCGTGTTGAAATGAACTTTGCTGATCGCAGTGTGCAAGTTGAAGGCAATGCGCCATCAGCAGAGCTGATTGAAGCAGTCGAAAATATTGGTTACAAGGCTAAGCCAATGAATAGCGAGTCGGAGCAAGACGCGCTAGATGAAAAAGCCAAAGCCGATAACGCACATTATAAAAAGCTAATGCGTAATATGGTATTGGCGCTAGGCGTTGGCGCTCCGCTTATGTTGTATGGGCTTATTTTTGATATGAGTGTTACCACCAACGCGCAGCGCATTGGCTGGTTTATTGTTGGTATAGTCACTTTAGTGGTTATGGCCATTGCGGGTAAACAGTTTTACAACGGCGCATGGCAGTCATTTAAAAACCACACCGCCAATATGGATACACTGATTGCATTGGGCACAGGTACCGCGTGGTTGTATTCTATGGTGGTAGTCATTGCGCCAAGCGTGTTACCCGAGGTGGCTAGGCATGTTTATTTTGAAGCCTCAGCGATGATCATCGGTTTAATTAGCCTAGGCCTTGCCTTTGAAGTAAAAGCCCGCGGTCGTACTTCTGAGGCGATAAAACGCTTAATCGGTTTGCAGCCAAAAACCGCTCGGGTAGTGCGTGATAACAAAGAGCAAGATATAGCTATTAGTGAGGTACTAAAAAACGAGACTGTGCGTGTACGCCCCGGTGAAAAAATCCCTGTGGATGGTGAAGTCATTGAAGGTCGCAGCTCAGTGGATGAGTCAATGCTCACGGGTGAGCCTATGCCAGTGAACAAAACTGAGGGCGATACCATTGTTGCAGGCAGCATTAATAAAAGTGGCACGTTGCTATTTAAAGCCACCCATATTGGCAGTGAAACCACACTTGCCAGTATTATTAATATGGTTAAACGAGCACAAAATTCTAAACCCTCCATAGGGCATTTAGCCGATGTAATATCCGGCGTATTTGTTCCTACGGTAATGATTATTGCAGTGCTCGCGGGCCTTGCTTGGCTTAATTTTGGTCCCGAGCCGAGCATTGCTTATGCGGTAGTGGCCGTGACTACGGTGCTTATCATTGCCTGTCCGTGTGCGCTGGGTTTAGCAACCCCTATGTCAATTATGGTTGGGATAGGTAAAGCCGCTGAATCGGGAATACTTATCCGTAATGGAGAAGCGCTGCAAACTACCTCTAAAATAACCACCATGATTTTAGATAAAACCGGCACGATCACAGAAGGTAAACCCACCGTTACCGATATCATTAATTTTAATGATAGCGATAAAGTACACGTCCTTAAGCTTGCTGCTAGTCTTGAAAGCGGCTCTGAGCATCCTTTAGCACAAGCTATTGTAAGTTATACTGAAAATGAAGATATCACGATTGAAAAAGTCAGCGATTTTAACGCTGTGACGGGGAAAGGTGTTACAGGCACATTTGATGGACAAACTTTATTGTTTGGCAATGAAGCGCTTATGAGCCAACATAATATCAGTATTGCAGAGGCAAAAGAGCAAGCTGAGCAATTAGCCAGCGCCGCTAAAACGCCAATGTATTTTGCTATTGATACCCAACTACAAGCCATTATAGCGGTAGCCGATCCGATAAAAGACGATTCAGCAGAGGCCATTAAACGTCTACAAAAAAAAGGTATCCATGTTGTTATGCTGACCGGTGATAACCAAGCTACCGCTAAAGCCGTCGCTAACAAAGTCGGTATTAAGGACTTTATTGCCCAAGTAATGCCTGATGACAAAGCCAGTGAAGTAACTAAACGCCAAGCTAAAGGTGAAATAGTCGGTATGACGGGTGATGGTATAAACGATGCGCCGGCACTGGCACAGGCCGATGTTGGGTTTGCTATTGGCACTGGCACCGATGTGGCGATAGAAAGCGCTGATATCACCTTAATGCGTGGTTCATTACAGAGTCTTGGCGATGCCATTGCGGTTAGTAGCGCCACTATAGTCAATATTAAGCAAAATTTATTTGGTGCATTTATTTACAATGTGGCAGGTATTCCAATTGCTGCGGGGCTGTTATATCCATTCTTTGGTATATTACTCAACCCGGTTGTTGCAGGTGCTGCTATGGCGTTGTCATCACTAACTGTGGTCACAAACGCCAATCGCCTGCGCTTTTTTAAACCCAGTAAATCGTAA
- a CDS encoding monovalent cation/H+ antiporter subunit D — protein sequence MIQHLASLPVLMPMLAAIILLLPPCGKSLFARRLTSSLMAILTFVITVLLLVQVKDNGIIVYAIGNWSAPFGIVLVADMLSTLLVTLTAFLGLGVVLYGCAGDDEQGSFFHPLVHFLILGVNGAFLTGDLFNVFVFFEVLLIASYALLMHGGGKPKTRAALHYVILNLVGSSVFLIGLGILYGVLGTLNIADMANKVPQLTGDDVYLAKAGGLLLLVVFALKSALLPLHLWLPNAYSSATPVVAALFAIMTKVGVYATLRVYTVVFGEQTGELEHMAQSWLWALAIATIVIGAIGVLAAQDLRKLTANLVLVSVGTLVALVALQNINATAALLYYLVHSTLVTAALFLLADLIATQRGKAGDRLVGGRAVKQPFLLGACFIIAGLTVIGMPPLSGFVGKIWILKTTLNSEQALVFWPVYLIMSLALIVAISRAGTSLFWEHKDKGGEAADVANAHPLQVIVLVGLLTSSILLVVFGDLATQYALETATQLHDISGGINAVLKGGL from the coding sequence ATGATTCAGCATTTAGCATCTTTGCCTGTTTTAATGCCTATGCTAGCGGCAATCATTCTGCTACTGCCACCGTGTGGCAAAAGTTTATTTGCACGGCGATTAACTTCAAGCCTAATGGCTATTTTAACCTTTGTAATTACAGTATTACTGCTGGTTCAGGTTAAAGATAACGGGATTATTGTTTATGCAATCGGTAACTGGTCAGCGCCGTTTGGTATTGTACTGGTAGCAGATATGCTCTCAACTTTACTGGTTACTTTAACCGCCTTTTTAGGTCTTGGTGTGGTTTTATATGGGTGTGCCGGCGATGACGAGCAAGGCAGCTTTTTCCATCCCTTGGTTCATTTTTTAATATTAGGGGTAAATGGTGCGTTTTTAACGGGCGATTTATTTAACGTCTTTGTCTTTTTTGAAGTGTTACTAATTGCTTCTTATGCGCTATTAATGCACGGCGGCGGTAAACCAAAAACACGTGCAGCACTGCATTACGTTATTTTAAACTTGGTTGGCTCAAGTGTATTTTTAATCGGCTTAGGTATTTTATATGGGGTATTGGGTACCCTAAACATTGCTGATATGGCTAATAAAGTACCGCAGTTAACTGGTGATGATGTTTATTTAGCTAAAGCGGGCGGGTTACTATTGCTTGTAGTATTTGCCCTTAAAAGTGCACTATTACCACTGCATTTATGGCTCCCAAATGCCTATTCAAGTGCGACACCCGTGGTTGCTGCATTATTCGCGATTATGACCAAAGTAGGTGTTTACGCCACTTTACGCGTATATACAGTGGTATTTGGTGAGCAAACCGGTGAACTTGAGCATATGGCGCAGTCTTGGCTATGGGCGTTGGCCATTGCTACCATAGTGATTGGGGCAATCGGGGTGTTGGCAGCACAAGATTTACGTAAGCTTACCGCAAACTTAGTACTGGTTTCTGTGGGTACTTTAGTGGCACTGGTTGCACTTCAAAATATAAACGCCACAGCTGCACTATTGTATTATTTGGTGCACTCAACGTTAGTGACTGCAGCACTATTTTTACTGGCTGATTTAATTGCAACTCAGCGAGGTAAAGCCGGCGACAGATTAGTTGGCGGACGCGCAGTTAAACAACCATTCTTGTTGGGAGCGTGTTTTATTATCGCTGGACTAACCGTCATAGGTATGCCGCCACTTTCAGGTTTTGTAGGTAAAATTTGGATTTTAAAAACCACCTTAAACAGTGAGCAAGCACTGGTATTTTGGCCTGTTTACTTAATTATGAGCTTAGCGTTAATTGTTGCTATATCACGTGCAGGCACGAGTTTGTTTTGGGAGCATAAAGACAAAGGCGGTGAGGCTGCTGATGTTGCTAATGCACATCCGTTGCAAGTTATCGTACTTGTTGGCCTGCTCACAAGCTCAATACTGTTGGTTGTTTTTGGTGATTTGGCAACGCAATATGCACTTGAAACAGCAACTCAACTTCATGATATTAGTGGTGGTATTAATGCGGTACTCAAGGGAGGTCTGTAA
- a CDS encoding Na+/H+ antiporter subunit C has translation MELLYASCVGVLVTCGVFLLLRARTFPVVLGLTMISYAVNLFLFSSGRLTINKAVVLGTGADYADPLPQALVLTAIVIGFAMTAFVVILSIRGRADLGNDHVDGTLTRSKRKERK, from the coding sequence ATGGAACTGTTATACGCATCTTGCGTTGGCGTGCTAGTCACCTGTGGTGTGTTCTTATTATTAAGAGCGCGCACATTCCCAGTGGTATTGGGGCTGACAATGATTTCTTACGCGGTTAATTTGTTTTTATTCTCATCAGGGCGCTTAACTATCAATAAAGCGGTGGTACTTGGAACTGGCGCTGATTACGCCGATCCGCTGCCACAAGCCTTAGTATTAACAGCTATTGTGATAGGATTTGCCATGACTGCGTTTGTGGTTATTTTATCGATACGAGGGCGAGCAGATTTAGGGAATGATCATGTTGATGGCACCCTAACCAGAAGTAAACGCAAGGAGAGAAAATGA
- a CDS encoding EF-hand domain-containing protein yields MKTLKSTLVLMALASSSAAFAATDFDTLDVDGNGAISQAEASVDASLMSQFTELDTDQNGELSKAEFSKA; encoded by the coding sequence ATGAAAACACTTAAATCAACACTGGTATTAATGGCTTTAGCTTCTTCATCAGCGGCTTTTGCAGCAACCGATTTTGACACACTCGATGTGGATGGCAACGGCGCTATTAGCCAAGCTGAAGCATCAGTTGACGCCTCACTTATGAGCCAGTTTACTGAGCTTGATACTGACCAAAACGGTGAGTTATCTAAAGCAGAGTTTTCTAAGGCGTAA
- a CDS encoding EF-hand domain-containing protein: MKTFTKTLALIALASSSAAFAAVDFDSFDTDGDGVISQSEAQANSQLAQLFDDLDVDSNGELSKEEFAKIQ; encoded by the coding sequence ATGAAAACATTTACTAAAACACTCGCTTTAATTGCACTTGCTTCATCTTCAGCGGCTTTTGCTGCGGTTGACTTTGATTCTTTCGATACTGATGGCGACGGCGTCATTAGCCAGTCTGAAGCACAAGCTAACTCACAACTAGCTCAATTATTTGATGATTTAGATGTTGATAGCAACGGTGAGCTTTCAAAAGAAGAGTTCGCAAAAATTCAGTAA
- a CDS encoding DUF2059 domain-containing protein — MGKVLLLSLLIFSTNLYAAQTTKQQKIDELVEVMDMDAMVDSMYSQVEGMMQNMSVQMGVKPDEKPIFDKYYADMTEVLKTKMSWQKMQPMMVNLYDKQFSEQEISDMLDFYKTESGQAILKKMPQVMQASMQMSQSLVQEAMPEIQAIAGQLGEALKQSRSEAN, encoded by the coding sequence ATGGGTAAGGTATTACTTTTATCACTACTTATTTTTTCAACTAACTTATATGCAGCGCAAACTACTAAGCAACAAAAAATTGATGAGCTGGTAGAGGTGATGGATATGGACGCCATGGTTGACTCTATGTATTCTCAAGTTGAGGGCATGATGCAAAATATGTCGGTGCAAATGGGTGTAAAGCCAGATGAAAAGCCAATATTTGATAAATATTATGCCGATATGACTGAGGTGCTAAAAACCAAAATGAGCTGGCAAAAAATGCAGCCTATGATGGTTAACCTTTATGATAAGCAATTTAGTGAGCAAGAGATTAGCGATATGCTCGATTTTTATAAAACAGAGTCAGGGCAAGCTATTTTGAAAAAAATGCCACAGGTGATGCAAGCATCTATGCAAATGTCACAATCTTTAGTGCAAGAAGCCATGCCTGAGATCCAAGCAATTGCTGGGCAGCTAGGTGAAGCACTTAAACAATCGCGTAGCGAAGCAAATTAA
- a CDS encoding MerR family transcriptional regulator: MYVKQLAKIMEVTQDTVRHYTRIKLLNPIRSQSNGYQVYTAADQQRLKFIISARQLGFSIKDIQQIVAQSEQGNCPCPLTRQLIAKRLEETERLFQETLKLRTRMQAAVKQWENSSDGAASADICSLIETFVDPLNEQVSSEETK, encoded by the coding sequence ATGTATGTTAAACAGCTAGCTAAAATCATGGAAGTGACCCAAGATACAGTGCGGCACTACACGCGTATAAAGTTACTTAACCCCATTCGTAGCCAAAGCAATGGCTATCAAGTGTATACCGCTGCCGATCAACAGCGTTTAAAGTTTATTATTAGTGCACGGCAACTTGGTTTTTCTATTAAAGATATTCAGCAAATAGTTGCTCAGTCGGAGCAAGGGAATTGTCCGTGTCCACTGACACGACAATTAATAGCAAAGCGACTTGAAGAAACAGAGCGGCTATTTCAAGAAACACTCAAACTAAGAACGCGTATGCAAGCAGCGGTAAAACAGTGGGAAAACTCAAGCGATGGTGCCGCAAGTGCTGATATATGTAGTTTAATTGAGACCTTTGTAGATCCCCTTAACGAACAAGTTAGTTCCGAGGAAACAAAATGA
- a CDS encoding EF-hand domain-containing protein has translation MKKLQSTLVLMALASSSAVFASTDFETLDVDGSGTISQAEASVAAQLLEQFAELDVDGNGELSKDEFSAY, from the coding sequence ATGAAAAAGTTACAATCAACACTGGTATTAATGGCGCTTGCTTCTTCATCTGCAGTATTTGCAAGCACAGACTTTGAAACGCTTGATGTAGATGGTAGTGGCACCATCAGCCAAGCAGAGGCATCGGTTGCTGCACAGCTTTTGGAGCAGTTTGCAGAGCTAGATGTAGATGGTAATGGTGAACTTTCTAAAGACGAATTTTCAGCGTATTAG
- a CDS encoding Na+/H+ antiporter subunit E has translation MRLEARFRWLPTPFRSLFLFIVWLLLNNSVSVGHIILGALLALLIPLFSMSFRDPQPLILKPGLAFKQLLIVLYDIIVANLQVALLILGPSKNLRPGFVKVPIDLMHEMPITILASCVSLTPGTVSAEVYPLIKSLNEDDEPAQRYLLIHVLDLDDEQALIKQIKARYEAPLKEIFQC, from the coding sequence ATGCGCTTAGAAGCTCGTTTTCGTTGGTTACCCACACCGTTTCGTAGTCTATTTTTATTTATAGTATGGCTATTATTAAATAACAGTGTGTCTGTAGGGCATATTATATTGGGTGCATTGTTAGCACTGCTTATTCCTTTATTTAGTATGTCGTTTAGAGATCCACAACCACTCATATTAAAGCCTGGCTTGGCGTTTAAGCAGTTACTTATTGTGCTTTACGATATTATTGTGGCTAATTTACAAGTGGCCTTATTAATACTGGGCCCTTCAAAAAATTTACGTCCAGGTTTTGTTAAAGTGCCTATCGATTTAATGCATGAAATGCCAATTACTATTTTAGCTAGTTGTGTGTCTTTAACGCCGGGTACAGTCAGTGCTGAGGTTTATCCTCTCATTAAGTCACTTAATGAAGACGATGAACCGGCGCAGCGATATTTATTAATTCACGTGTTAGATTTAGATGATGAGCAAGCACTTATCAAACAAATTAAAGCACGCTACGAAGCTCCCCTAAAGGAGATATTTCAATGTTAG
- a CDS encoding K+/H+ antiporter subunit F, translated as MLDTVLLIVFSMVGLSLLLNLWRLIIGPSVPDRILALDTMYINVIALIILYSISMGTGLYFEAALLIAMLGFISTVAVCKYLLRGDIIE; from the coding sequence ATGTTAGATACAGTATTACTGATTGTTTTTTCAATGGTTGGATTGTCATTACTACTAAATCTATGGCGACTTATTATTGGTCCATCAGTACCAGATCGTATTTTGGCGCTCGATACAATGTACATTAACGTTATTGCATTGATTATTTTATATAGCATCAGTATGGGAACAGGTTTATATTTTGAAGCCGCTTTGCTTATCGCAATGTTAGGCTTTATAAGTACGGTGGCAGTATGTAAGTATTTACTTCGTGGCGATATAATTGAGTAA
- a CDS encoding Na+/H+ antiporter subunit G — protein MISEWIVSILLLLGGLFILIGSIGLIKLPDFFMRLHGPTKATTLGMASILTAAMVFFANSASGLSVKEILITIFLLITAPISGYMLIKTAIHHKLKAKDGTKGLDNIEKD, from the coding sequence ATGATAAGTGAATGGATCGTATCAATATTGCTGTTATTAGGTGGGCTCTTTATTTTAATTGGCTCTATTGGCTTAATTAAACTGCCGGACTTTTTTATGCGTTTACATGGGCCAACTAAAGCAACCACTTTAGGGATGGCAAGTATACTCACGGCTGCGATGGTATTTTTTGCCAATTCAGCTAGTGGCTTAAGCGTAAAAGAAATATTAATCACTATATTTTTATTAATCACGGCGCCCATTAGTGGTTATATGCTAATTAAAACCGCTATTCATCATAAGTTAAAAGCCAAAGATGGAACGAAAGGACTCGATAATATCGAAAAAGATTAA
- a CDS encoding TIGR02450 family Trp-rich protein: protein MNKLNPKKLLNSKWTAIPAINKDKHFIIVEVEFDEDGNVIECITEAVMSKNQYPIQWRDLKDQQKWLQGWK, encoded by the coding sequence ATGAATAAATTAAATCCTAAAAAACTGCTTAATAGTAAATGGACAGCGATCCCAGCAATTAATAAGGATAAACATTTTATTATTGTTGAGGTTGAGTTTGATGAAGACGGCAACGTCATTGAATGTATCACTGAGGCGGTAATGTCAAAAAACCAATACCCAATCCAGTGGCGCGATTTAAAAGATCAACAAAAATGGTTGCAAGGTTGGAAATAA
- a CDS encoding monovalent cation/H+ antiporter subunit A, with the protein MTLLWIPLLSLLGSVISACTGKLSRNQATSLTAIAPLAALAITLYHAPAVLAGETIRFSAQWIPALGLDISLRLDGLSLLFLFMILGIGLLVILYARYYLSQNDSLPKLFSYLMLFMTAMLGIVMSNNVIQLWVFWELTSISSFLLISYWWHKSEARKGARMALAVTGAGGLALLGGLMLLGDIVGSYNLDTILASKAIIQSHDLYELALVLVLLGAFTKSAQFPFHFWLPHAMAAPTPVSAYLHSATMVKAGIFLLARFYPALAGTDTWFLLVGLTGLTTLLFGAYIALFKHDLKGLLAYSTISHLGLITLLLGLDTQLATVAAIFHIINHATFKASLFMATGIIDHETGTRDMRKLNGMWRYLPYTATLAMVAAAAMAGVPLLNGFLSKEMFFAETLHQQVLGSMSWLIPVLATVAGALSVAYSSRFIHDVFFNGEPIDLPRTPHEAPRYMRVPIEILVVLCILVGIFPHFAVDGILSAASLAVLGQAMPEYKLTIWHGFNLPLLMSGMAVIGGLFIYVNRKYLFQFQASLPPFNAKKIFERFLAVVVNWCQNKIQSTENGSLQRYVFIMLGVVLLASGWPLFEMKQLAGSVPNTPVDIQNAIGAGLLIIGAIATVIWHRIRMVSLLMLSIVGLMVSVAFTRFSAPDLALTQLTVEVATIILLMLALFFLPQSTPRESSSLRILRDVVISSTVGVIIASICYALLTRPLNSISEFFVANAKTGGGGTNVVNVILVDFRGFDTLGEITVLGIAALGIFKLLSRIPLYMPASDSEGRPWSKDRHPILLACISQSLLPLALLVSAYIFLRGHNLPGGGFIAGLVTSIAFILQYMAHGTAWINERFDVNYRKIIASGIAIAMFTGVGSWFFDKPFLTTWFDYFDIPFVGKTELASAIVFDLGVYLTVVGATLMILASLGNMTAKAEKEEVNI; encoded by the coding sequence ATGACTTTGCTCTGGATACCCCTGTTATCCTTATTAGGCAGTGTTATTTCTGCATGCACCGGCAAACTTTCTCGAAATCAGGCAACGAGCCTAACGGCTATTGCGCCTTTAGCCGCGCTTGCAATTACACTTTATCATGCGCCTGCGGTTCTCGCGGGAGAAACCATTCGTTTTAGCGCGCAGTGGATACCTGCTTTAGGGCTGGATATTTCCTTACGCTTAGATGGATTGAGTTTACTGTTTTTATTTATGATTTTAGGAATAGGGCTGCTGGTTATTTTGTATGCCCGTTATTACCTAAGTCAAAACGATTCACTGCCAAAGCTATTTAGTTACTTAATGTTATTTATGACCGCCATGCTGGGCATTGTTATGTCAAACAATGTGATTCAGTTATGGGTATTTTGGGAGCTAACCAGTATTAGCTCGTTCTTGTTGATTAGTTACTGGTGGCATAAATCAGAGGCGCGCAAGGGGGCGCGTATGGCACTGGCGGTAACCGGTGCGGGTGGTTTAGCATTACTGGGCGGCTTAATGCTGCTAGGTGATATTGTTGGAAGCTACAACCTAGACACTATTTTAGCTAGCAAAGCGATTATTCAATCACATGATTTATACGAATTAGCGCTGGTGCTAGTATTACTAGGCGCCTTTACCAAGTCTGCACAATTTCCGTTTCATTTTTGGTTACCCCACGCCATGGCAGCACCTACGCCTGTTAGTGCCTATTTACACTCTGCCACTATGGTAAAAGCGGGTATCTTTTTACTTGCGCGTTTTTATCCAGCACTGGCGGGAACCGACACTTGGTTTTTATTAGTCGGTTTGACGGGTTTAACTACACTTTTATTTGGCGCTTACATTGCGCTATTCAAACATGATTTAAAAGGCTTATTAGCCTATTCAACAATTAGTCATTTAGGCCTAATTACTCTATTACTCGGCCTAGACACACAACTTGCAACCGTAGCCGCTATTTTTCATATTATTAACCATGCTACGTTTAAAGCGTCGTTATTTATGGCCACGGGTATTATTGACCATGAAACCGGCACGCGTGATATGCGCAAACTCAATGGCATGTGGCGCTACTTACCTTATACAGCCACATTGGCGATGGTTGCTGCGGCGGCAATGGCTGGGGTGCCGCTATTAAATGGTTTCTTGTCAAAAGAAATGTTTTTTGCTGAAACACTGCATCAGCAAGTACTTGGCTCTATGTCGTGGTTAATTCCTGTGCTGGCAACCGTTGCAGGTGCGCTGTCGGTAGCGTACTCATCTCGCTTTATTCATGACGTGTTCTTTAATGGTGAACCGATAGACTTACCACGCACTCCTCATGAGGCACCACGTTATATGCGAGTGCCAATCGAAATTTTAGTGGTGCTGTGTATTTTAGTGGGGATTTTTCCGCACTTTGCAGTAGATGGTATTTTATCGGCTGCCTCATTGGCGGTGCTTGGCCAAGCTATGCCTGAGTACAAGCTAACTATTTGGCACGGTTTCAATTTACCTCTACTTATGAGTGGTATGGCGGTGATTGGTGGTTTATTTATTTACGTTAATCGTAAGTACTTGTTCCAGTTTCAGGCGTCGTTACCCCCTTTTAATGCTAAAAAAATATTCGAGCGTTTTTTAGCGGTTGTGGTTAATTGGTGTCAAAACAAAATCCAATCAACAGAAAATGGCTCATTACAACGCTATGTATTTATTATGTTAGGTGTTGTATTACTTGCCTCAGGTTGGCCATTATTTGAAATGAAACAGCTAGCTGGCAGTGTACCTAACACCCCAGTTGATATTCAAAATGCTATAGGTGCAGGGCTATTGATTATTGGTGCTATTGCTACCGTTATTTGGCATCGAATTCGGATGGTGTCGTTATTAATGCTGTCGATTGTGGGATTAATGGTGTCGGTAGCGTTTACACGTTTTTCAGCGCCTGACTTGGCCTTAACGCAACTTACAGTAGAAGTTGCGACCATCATATTATTAATGTTGGCACTGTTTTTCTTACCGCAAAGTACGCCAAGAGAGTCAAGCTCGTTGCGTATTTTACGTGATGTGGTTATTTCCTCTACGGTGGGGGTAATTATTGCTAGTATTTGTTATGCATTACTGACCCGTCCTCTTAATTCAATTTCTGAATTCTTTGTTGCTAATGCTAAAACAGGCGGTGGGGGTACTAACGTTGTTAACGTTATTTTAGTTGATTTTAGGGGCTTTGATACCTTAGGTGAAATCACCGTGTTAGGGATTGCAGCACTGGGTATATTTAAACTGTTATCAAGAATTCCGCTTTATATGCCAGCAAGCGACAGTGAAGGGCGCCCATGGTCTAAAGACCGTCACCCTATTTTATTGGCTTGTATTTCACAAAGCTTATTACCATTGGCGCTATTAGTATCCGCTTATATTTTCTTACGTGGTCATAACTTACCGGGCGGTGGATTTATTGCCGGCCTAGTGACCTCTATTGCCTTTATTTTACAATATATGGCCCATGGTACTGCGTGGATTAATGAACGTTTTGATGTTAACTATCGAAAAATTATTGCATCAGGTATCGCTATCGCCATGTTTACGGGTGTCGGAAGTTGGTTCTTCGATAAACCATTCTTAACTACCTGGTTTGATTACTTTGATATTCCGTTTGTTGGTAAAACAGAGCTAGCTAGCGCCATTGTATTTGACTTGGGCGTGTACTTAACCGTCGTTGGCGCGACGCTAATGATCCTTGCGAGCTTAGGTAATATGACAGCGAAAGCAGAGAAAGAAGAGGTAAATATTTAA
- a CDS encoding cupredoxin domain-containing protein, producing MLMINILGALLIAVIIYWFWLYKPKQVQSNNNKITIVVNNGVYYPAHIKVAADKKITLTFNRQDSAPCAETVVFPSLDISKTLAMGENNTVELPALKVGEYAFHCQMQMYKGTLVVS from the coding sequence ATGTTGATGATCAATATACTTGGTGCGTTGTTAATTGCGGTTATTATATACTGGTTTTGGCTATACAAACCTAAGCAAGTGCAGAGTAATAATAACAAAATAACGATAGTGGTTAATAACGGCGTTTATTATCCTGCCCATATTAAAGTGGCTGCTGATAAAAAAATAACGCTGACGTTTAATCGACAAGACAGCGCCCCATGCGCCGAAACGGTGGTGTTTCCTTCACTCGATATCAGTAAAACGCTCGCTATGGGTGAAAATAACACTGTTGAGCTGCCGGCACTTAAAGTGGGTGAATATGCTTTTCATTGCCAAATGCAAATGTATAAAGGCACGTTAGTAGTGTCTTGA